A window of the Pseudomonas fluorescens genome harbors these coding sequences:
- a CDS encoding autotransporter outer membrane beta-barrel domain-containing protein, which produces MAETPAAQQTQMVEQPQSTDSPPPPGNAAIEALLATDETTATLAYDQLAGGSNANLVKATLSSVTPVSASLLSAMHQLDNIHTQRNSPQHAAGDADGGRVWLQALGHSGKLDRDVEPMQHSTKGLLLGVDWRLDEEWRLGLMGGTSDTRIDSQELDGDLNSWHLGAYALRQTGPLSLRLGAAWSNHEGSTRREVAFGRFHDRLKGNYQATTQQAFIESGYNLGRANVSIEPFVGIGYQRYQRDGYTEKGGAAALKVHAQSQGNFNTTVGLRMAKVSTLDNGMRLTPRFSAGWKHIYGETYTSTRQRLVTGGHDYTVYGAELDRNSLRLDTGLDLAVSSSHTLGVGLSGEIGTDSRNHGVSGQWRMAF; this is translated from the coding sequence ATGGCCGAAACGCCCGCAGCTCAACAAACCCAAATGGTTGAGCAGCCACAGTCAACGGACTCCCCTCCGCCGCCAGGCAACGCAGCCATCGAAGCCCTGCTCGCCACCGACGAGACGACGGCCACCCTCGCCTATGATCAACTGGCCGGCGGCAGTAATGCCAACCTCGTCAAGGCCACCTTGAGCAGCGTTACACCGGTCAGCGCCAGCCTGCTGTCGGCCATGCACCAACTCGATAACATCCACACCCAACGAAACTCGCCACAACATGCGGCCGGAGACGCTGATGGCGGCAGGGTCTGGCTGCAAGCCCTCGGCCACAGCGGGAAACTGGATCGCGATGTGGAGCCCATGCAGCATTCCACCAAAGGACTGCTGCTCGGTGTGGACTGGCGCCTCGACGAAGAATGGCGCCTGGGTTTAATGGGCGGCACCTCCGACACGCGCATCGACAGCCAGGAACTGGACGGCGACCTCAACAGCTGGCACCTCGGCGCCTACGCCTTGCGCCAGACCGGTCCGCTGTCACTTCGGTTAGGCGCAGCCTGGAGCAACCATGAAGGCAGTACCCGCCGCGAAGTCGCGTTCGGCCGCTTCCATGACCGACTGAAAGGCAACTACCAGGCCACTACCCAGCAAGCGTTCATCGAATCGGGATACAACCTGGGTCGGGCCAACGTCAGCATCGAGCCGTTTGTCGGCATCGGCTACCAACGCTACCAGCGCGACGGCTACACCGAGAAAGGCGGAGCGGCGGCGCTCAAGGTTCACGCTCAATCCCAAGGCAACTTCAACACCACCGTCGGCCTGCGCATGGCGAAAGTCAGCACACTGGATAACGGCATGCGCCTCACGCCACGATTCAGCGCAGGGTGGAAACACATTTATGGCGAAACCTACACGAGCACCCGGCAACGTCTGGTCACCGGCGGCCATGACTACACCGTTTACGGTGCAGAGCTGGATCGCAACAGCCTGAGGCTCGACACCGGGCTGGATCTGGCCGTCTCGTCCAGCCACACACTCGGTGTTGGTTTGTCGGGTGAGATCGGCACCGACAGCCGAAACCACGGCGTATCCGGCCAGTGGCGAATGGCGTTCTGA
- the oadA gene encoding sodium-extruding oxaloacetate decarboxylase subunit alpha codes for MTKKIFVTDTILRDAHQSLLATRMRTEDMLPICDKLDKVGYWSLECWGGATFDACVRFLKEDPWERLRQLRAALPNTRLQMLLRGQNLLGYRHYSDDVVKAFVAKAAVNGIDVFRIFDAMNDVRNLRVAIEAVKAAGKHAQGTIAYTTSPVHTIDAFVAQAKQMEAMGCDSVAIKDMAGLLTPYATGELVRALKAEQSLPVFIHSHDTAGLAAMCQLKAIENGADHIDTAISSFASGTSHPGTESMVAALKGTEFDTGLNLELLQEIGLYFYAVRKKYHQFESEFTAVDTRVQVNQVPGGMISNLANQLKEQGALNRMAEVLAEIPRVREDLGFPPLVTPTSQIVGTQAFFNVLAGERYKTITNEVKLYLQGGYGKAPGTVNEKLRRQAIGSEEVIDVRPADLLKPEMTKLRADIGALAKSEEDVLTFAMFPDIGRKFLEERAAGTLTPELLLPIPEAGKVASAGGEGVPTEFVIDVHGETYRVDITGVGVKAEGKRHFYLSIDGMPEEVVFEPLNEFVGGGSSKRKQASAPGHVSTTMPGNIVDVLVKEGDTVKAGQAVLITEAMKMETEVQAAIAGKVTAIHVAKGDRVNPGEILIEIEG; via the coding sequence ATGACTAAAAAGATTTTCGTAACCGACACCATCCTGCGCGACGCTCACCAATCGCTGCTCGCCACCCGCATGCGCACCGAAGACATGCTGCCGATCTGCGACAAGCTCGACAAAGTCGGCTACTGGTCGCTGGAGTGCTGGGGCGGCGCGACCTTCGACGCCTGCGTGCGTTTCCTGAAAGAAGACCCGTGGGAGCGTCTGCGCCAGCTGCGCGCCGCGCTGCCCAACACTCGTCTGCAAATGCTCCTGCGCGGCCAGAACCTGCTGGGCTACCGCCATTACAGCGATGACGTGGTCAAGGCGTTCGTCGCCAAGGCGGCGGTCAACGGCATCGACGTGTTTCGCATCTTCGACGCGATGAACGACGTGCGTAACCTGCGCGTGGCGATCGAAGCAGTTAAGGCTGCCGGCAAACACGCCCAGGGCACCATCGCCTACACCACCAGTCCGGTGCACACCATCGACGCGTTTGTCGCCCAGGCCAAGCAAATGGAAGCCATGGGTTGTGATTCGGTGGCGATCAAGGACATGGCCGGTCTGCTGACCCCGTACGCGACCGGTGAACTGGTGCGAGCACTGAAAGCCGAACAGTCGCTGCCAGTGTTCATCCACTCCCACGACACCGCCGGCCTGGCAGCCATGTGCCAGCTCAAGGCTATTGAAAACGGTGCCGACCACATCGACACCGCGATCTCCAGCTTCGCTTCGGGTACCAGCCACCCTGGCACCGAATCCATGGTTGCTGCGCTCAAAGGCACCGAGTTCGATACCGGCCTGAACCTGGAGCTGCTGCAAGAGATCGGCCTGTACTTCTACGCCGTGCGCAAGAAGTACCACCAGTTCGAAAGTGAATTCACCGCCGTCGACACCCGTGTTCAAGTCAACCAGGTACCGGGCGGGATGATTTCCAACCTGGCCAACCAATTGAAAGAGCAGGGCGCTCTGAATCGCATGGCCGAAGTGCTGGCGGAGATTCCGCGCGTGCGTGAAGACCTCGGCTTCCCGCCGCTGGTGACCCCGACTTCGCAGATCGTCGGCACCCAGGCGTTCTTCAACGTGCTGGCCGGCGAGCGCTACAAGACCATCACCAACGAAGTGAAGCTCTACCTGCAAGGCGGCTACGGCAAGGCGCCGGGCACCGTGAACGAGAAGCTGCGTCGCCAGGCCATCGGCAGCGAAGAGGTGATCGACGTACGCCCGGCCGATCTGCTCAAGCCGGAAATGACCAAGCTGCGTGCCGATATCGGCGCACTGGCCAAGTCCGAAGAAGACGTGCTGACCTTCGCCATGTTCCCGGACATCGGTCGCAAGTTCCTCGAAGAGCGTGCCGCCGGCACCCTCACCCCGGAATTGCTGCTGCCGATCCCGGAAGCGGGCAAGGTGGCTTCGGCCGGCGGCGAAGGTGTACCGACCGAATTCGTCATCGACGTTCACGGCGAAACCTACCGCGTGGACATCACCGGTGTCGGCGTCAAGGCTGAGGGCAAGCGTCACTTCTACCTGTCCATCGATGGCATGCCGGAAGAGGTGGTGTTCGAACCGCTCAACGAATTCGTCGGCGGCGGCAGCAGCAAGCGCAAGCAAGCCTCTGCACCGGGCCACGTCAGCACCACCATGCCGGGCAACATCGTCGATGTGCTGGTCAAGGAAGGCGACACCGTCAAGGCGGGCCAGGCCGTGCTGATCACCGAAGCGATGAAGATGGAAACCGAAGTCCAGGCTGCGATTGCCGGCAAGGTCACCGCCATTCACGTTGCCAAGGGCGACCGGGTGAACCCGGGTGAAATCCTGATCGAGATCGAAGGCTGA
- a CDS encoding acetyl-CoA carboxylase biotin carboxylase subunit, translating to MITKILIANRGEIAVRIVRACAEMGIRSVAIYSDADRHALHVKRADEAHSIGAEPLAGYLNPRKLVNLAVETGCDALHPGYGFLSENAELADICAERGIKFIGPSAEVIRRMGDKTEARRSMIKAGVPVTPGTEGNVSGIEEALSEGDRIGYPVMLKATSGGGGRGIRRCNSREELEQNFPRVISEATKAFGSAEVFLEKCIVNPKHIEAQILGDSFGNVVHLFERDCSIQRRNQKLIEIAPSPQLTPEQRAYIGDLSVRAAKAVGYENAGTVEFLLAEGEVYFMEMNTRVQVEHTITEEITGIDIVREQIRIASGLPLSVKQEDIQHRGFALQFRINAEDPKNNFLPSFGKITRYYAPGGPGVRTDTAIYTGYTIPPFYDSMCLKLVVWALTWEEAMDRGLRALDDMRLQGVKTTAAYYQEILRNPEFRSGQFNTSFVESHPELTNYSIKRKPEELALAIAAAIAAHAGL from the coding sequence GTGATAACAAAGATCCTGATCGCCAACCGTGGTGAGATTGCCGTACGAATCGTGCGTGCCTGCGCCGAAATGGGCATCCGCTCCGTCGCGATCTATTCCGACGCTGACCGGCATGCCTTGCATGTGAAGCGCGCGGACGAGGCCCACAGCATTGGTGCCGAGCCGCTGGCCGGTTACCTGAACCCGCGCAAGCTGGTGAACCTGGCCGTGGAAACCGGCTGCGATGCGCTGCACCCCGGCTACGGTTTCCTCTCGGAAAACGCCGAATTGGCAGACATCTGCGCCGAACGCGGAATCAAATTCATCGGCCCGTCGGCGGAAGTCATCCGCCGCATGGGCGACAAGACCGAAGCGCGCCGCAGCATGATCAAGGCCGGTGTGCCGGTCACGCCGGGCACCGAAGGCAACGTCTCGGGGATCGAGGAAGCGTTGAGCGAGGGCGACCGCATCGGTTACCCGGTGATGCTCAAGGCCACTTCCGGTGGTGGCGGTCGCGGTATCCGTCGCTGCAACAGCCGCGAAGAACTCGAACAGAACTTCCCTCGCGTCATTTCCGAAGCCACCAAGGCCTTCGGTTCGGCGGAAGTGTTCCTGGAAAAATGCATCGTCAATCCGAAACACATCGAAGCGCAGATCCTCGGCGACAGTTTCGGCAACGTCGTGCATCTGTTCGAACGTGACTGCTCGATCCAGCGCCGCAACCAGAAGCTGATCGAAATCGCCCCGAGCCCGCAACTGACCCCGGAACAGCGCGCCTACATCGGCGACCTGTCGGTGCGTGCGGCCAAGGCCGTGGGCTACGAGAACGCCGGCACCGTGGAGTTCCTGCTCGCCGAGGGCGAGGTGTACTTCATGGAGATGAACACCCGGGTGCAGGTGGAACATACCATCACCGAAGAAATCACCGGGATCGACATTGTCCGCGAACAGATCCGCATCGCCTCCGGCCTGCCGCTGTCGGTGAAGCAGGAAGACATCCAGCATCGCGGTTTTGCCCTGCAGTTCCGGATCAACGCCGAAGATCCGAAAAACAACTTCCTGCCGAGCTTCGGCAAGATCACGCGCTACTACGCCCCCGGCGGCCCTGGCGTGCGCACCGACACGGCGATCTACACCGGCTACACCATTCCGCCGTTCTACGACTCGATGTGCCTGAAACTGGTTGTGTGGGCACTGACCTGGGAAGAGGCGATGGACCGTGGCCTGCGCGCCCTCGACGACATGCGTCTGCAAGGTGTGAAGACCACTGCCGCGTACTACCAGGAAATCCTGCGCAACCCGGAATTCCGTAGCGGCCAGTTCAATACCAGCTTCGTTGAAAGCCACCCTGAACTGACTAACTACTCGATCAAGCGCAAACCCGAAGAGCTGGCCCTGGCCATCGCCGCCGCCATCGCCGCCCACGCAGGCCTGTGA
- a CDS encoding LysR family transcriptional regulator — translation MRKSLMRMTLRQLQIFNEVCDLRSYSRAAEEMSLTQPAVSLQIRQLEELIGQPLFDYVGKKLYMTEAAEALQRASRDIFGRLENLDMQLSDMQGSLQGQLKLAVESSAKYFVPHLFAAFKRQHPEVNLQLTVVNRGQVIRRLSDNRDDLVIMSMVPQDMGLEFLPFLNNPIVAVARPDHPLAHMGPLRLQDLEPYTLLIREPGSGTRLACEEYFKEKRVHFTQTQEVASAEAQRECVVAGLGLALLTRHALNLELATGGLVELPVEELPLFRSWCLVQAKAKRLSPVAHAFLAFIRSERVQISALVERFDGKLPARPASS, via the coding sequence ATGCGTAAGTCCTTGATGCGTATGACATTGCGTCAATTGCAGATCTTCAACGAAGTGTGTGATTTACGTTCCTACAGCCGCGCTGCCGAGGAAATGTCCCTCACGCAACCGGCCGTCAGCCTACAGATTCGTCAGCTCGAAGAGCTGATCGGCCAGCCATTGTTCGATTACGTCGGCAAAAAACTTTACATGACCGAAGCGGCCGAAGCACTCCAGCGTGCCAGCCGGGACATCTTCGGTCGGCTGGAAAACCTCGACATGCAACTGTCGGACATGCAGGGCTCGCTGCAGGGCCAGTTGAAACTGGCGGTGGAGTCCAGCGCGAAATACTTCGTGCCGCACCTGTTCGCGGCATTCAAGCGCCAGCACCCGGAAGTGAACCTGCAACTGACGGTGGTCAACCGTGGCCAGGTGATTCGCCGACTCTCCGACAACCGCGACGATCTGGTGATCATGTCGATGGTGCCGCAGGACATGGGCCTGGAATTCCTGCCGTTCCTCAACAATCCGATCGTTGCCGTGGCGCGACCGGATCACCCACTGGCACATATGGGCCCGCTGCGCTTGCAGGATCTTGAACCTTACACCTTGCTGATCCGCGAACCCGGTTCGGGCACCCGACTGGCCTGCGAGGAGTATTTCAAGGAGAAGCGCGTGCACTTCACCCAGACCCAGGAAGTGGCGTCGGCTGAAGCCCAACGTGAATGCGTGGTGGCGGGTCTGGGCCTGGCGCTGTTGACGCGCCACGCCCTGAACCTGGAGCTGGCGACCGGCGGCCTGGTGGAGCTGCCGGTCGAAGAGTTGCCGCTGTTTCGCAGCTGGTGCCTGGTGCAAGCCAAAGCCAAGCGGCTGTCACCGGTGGCCCACGCCTTCCTGGCGTTTATCCGCAGCGAACGCGTGCAGATCAGCGCGCTGGTTGAGCGCTTCGACGGGAAGCTGCCGGCGCGGCCTGCCAGTAGTTGA
- a CDS encoding PA3496 family putative envelope integrity protein, translating into MAQPYEERNSAAKTRRQQEDQRRMEFRRAIEDRFELRQLQSEISDFPEDIELNYWQAAPAASRRSAQPAR; encoded by the coding sequence ATGGCTCAGCCCTACGAAGAACGCAACAGCGCCGCGAAAACCCGTCGTCAGCAGGAAGACCAGCGCCGCATGGAATTTCGCCGCGCCATCGAAGATCGCTTTGAACTTCGCCAGCTTCAGAGCGAGATCAGCGATTTTCCCGAGGATATCGAACTCAACTACTGGCAGGCCGCGCCGGCAGCTTCCCGTCGAAGCGCTCAACCAGCGCGCTGA
- the hexR gene encoding transcriptional regulator HexR, giving the protein MNLLQHIAQSRHLLRKSELKVADHVLLDPAAVMHSSMADLAHSVGISEPTIVRFCRAIGCSGFQDLKLKLAQSLAAGASFGQFAIHEDDSVADYSLKIFDTTLHTLMEVREKLDPLELQRAVTLMSQAQRVEFYGFGASGAVAADAQHKFFRLLLTAAAYSDPHMQAMSAVTLKPTDVAICISQSGRSKDLLITANLVRESGASLITLCPSQTPLAELSTVNLAIDVHEDTEIYTPLTSRIAHLVVIDVLAMGVAMARGPSLVNHLKSVKRSLRSLRLSPKSVKALDD; this is encoded by the coding sequence TTGAATCTGCTGCAACACATCGCCCAGTCACGTCACCTGTTACGCAAGTCGGAGCTCAAGGTCGCCGACCACGTGCTGCTTGACCCTGCGGCAGTGATGCACAGTTCCATGGCCGACCTGGCCCACAGCGTCGGCATCAGCGAGCCGACCATCGTGCGCTTCTGTCGTGCCATCGGTTGTTCCGGTTTTCAGGATCTGAAACTCAAGCTTGCACAAAGCCTCGCGGCCGGCGCCAGCTTCGGTCAGTTCGCGATCCATGAAGACGATTCCGTTGCCGACTACAGCCTGAAGATTTTCGACACCACCTTGCACACGCTGATGGAGGTTCGCGAGAAGCTCGATCCTCTGGAGCTGCAACGGGCGGTGACGTTGATGTCCCAGGCCCAGCGCGTCGAATTCTACGGTTTTGGTGCGTCGGGGGCGGTGGCGGCGGATGCGCAGCACAAATTCTTCCGTCTGCTGCTGACGGCGGCGGCGTATTCCGACCCGCACATGCAGGCGATGTCGGCGGTGACGCTGAAGCCGACCGACGTGGCGATCTGCATTTCCCAGTCCGGCCGTTCCAAAGACCTGCTGATCACCGCCAATCTCGTTCGCGAGAGCGGTGCGTCGCTGATCACCTTGTGCCCGAGCCAGACACCGCTGGCCGAGCTGTCGACCGTCAACCTGGCGATCGATGTCCATGAAGACACCGAAATCTACACCCCGCTGACCTCACGGATCGCTCACCTGGTGGTGATCGACGTGCTGGCGATGGGCGTGGCCATGGCGCGCGGGCCGAGCCTGGTCAACCACCTCAAGAGCGTCAAACGCAGTTTGCGCAGCTTGCGGCTGTCGCCAAAATCGGTGAAAGCGCTGGACGATTGA